The Nitrosospira lacus genome window below encodes:
- the glyS gene encoding glycine--tRNA ligase subunit beta, whose translation MSHATRNLLIELLVEELPPKSLKKLGDSFGEAMAASIKAQGLAGNDIAITTFASPRRLAVHIENVAAQAADKSTSQKLMPVSVGLDVNGQATPALLKKLNSLCGDAAHMQVSQLKRALDGKVEALFFDSLVKGVMLVEGLQQALDEALIKLPIARTMTYQLADGWSSVNFVRPAHGLVALHGAEVIPVSILGLIAGRETQGHRFEAGTNPIILKEADSYESQLNSLGAVIASFTARRAEIIRQLQAVSTEAGLQPVEDEALLDEVTALVERPNVLAGKFDSAFLEVPQECLILTMKANQKYFPLLDANGKLAHQFLIVSNIHPVDTSQIITGNERVLRSRLADAKFFFDQDRKKTLASRVAGLDRVVYHNKLGTQAERVERIWAISQAIGLRLGGNELAAQAGEAAMLSKADLLTGMVGEFPELQGIMGRYYAQHDGLSHDIAFAIEDHYKPRFAGDELPRNMTGLCVALADKLETLVGMFGIGQIPTGDKDPFALRRNALGVTRMLTEKELEISLEEIIGISSGAFNSRINFGNAESHQLLNFIYERMSSQLREHGYSPQQIEAVIAKRPQFLNEIHRRLAAVRAFSALPEAESLAAANKRVSNILKKAEGEVSDTINIKLLREPAEQALHAALNGIMPKADNAFKLGEFSLALKELAALKTPVDTFFDKVMVNTEDAVLRANRLALLAQLRQEMNRVADISKLAT comes from the coding sequence TTGAGTCATGCAACCAGAAATCTGCTGATTGAGCTGCTCGTTGAAGAACTGCCACCCAAATCACTTAAGAAACTGGGTGACAGCTTTGGGGAAGCCATGGCTGCAAGCATCAAGGCTCAGGGCTTGGCCGGGAATGATATTGCCATTACGACTTTCGCTTCACCGCGTCGACTCGCTGTGCATATTGAAAACGTGGCTGCGCAAGCGGCCGACAAATCCACTTCACAAAAATTAATGCCAGTATCGGTGGGCCTGGACGTCAACGGGCAAGCCACACCCGCACTGCTCAAGAAATTAAACAGTCTCTGCGGCGATGCGGCGCATATGCAGGTATCCCAGCTTAAGCGTGCGCTGGACGGCAAGGTGGAGGCCCTGTTCTTCGACAGTTTAGTCAAGGGTGTAATGCTAGTGGAAGGTTTGCAGCAAGCGCTTGATGAAGCCCTCATCAAGCTGCCGATTGCCAGGACGATGACTTACCAACTGGCCGACGGATGGAGTAGCGTGAATTTTGTGCGTCCTGCGCACGGCTTGGTCGCCCTGCACGGCGCAGAAGTCATACCTGTCAGCATTTTAGGTTTGATTGCGGGACGCGAGACACAAGGACATCGTTTTGAAGCCGGCACGAATCCGATAATACTGAAGGAGGCTGACAGCTATGAATCGCAACTGAATAGCCTGGGTGCGGTCATTGCCAGCTTTACGGCGCGGCGCGCCGAAATTATCCGGCAGCTTCAGGCCGTCTCGACTGAGGCAGGCCTGCAACCGGTGGAAGACGAAGCACTGCTGGATGAAGTCACTGCATTGGTCGAGCGGCCGAATGTTCTGGCCGGAAAGTTTGATAGCGCATTCCTGGAGGTGCCGCAAGAATGCCTGATTCTGACCATGAAGGCGAATCAAAAATACTTTCCGCTTCTGGATGCGAACGGCAAGCTCGCCCATCAATTCCTGATCGTCTCCAACATCCATCCGGTGGATACCAGCCAGATAATTACCGGCAACGAGCGCGTGCTGCGCTCACGCCTGGCGGATGCGAAGTTCTTTTTTGATCAGGATCGAAAGAAAACGCTGGCTTCGCGTGTTGCCGGTTTGGACAGGGTTGTCTACCACAACAAGCTCGGTACGCAGGCGGAGCGCGTGGAACGGATATGGGCGATCTCGCAGGCGATTGGTTTGCGATTGGGTGGTAATGAACTTGCGGCACAGGCGGGCGAAGCCGCGATGCTATCCAAAGCAGATTTGCTCACTGGAATGGTAGGCGAGTTCCCCGAACTGCAAGGCATCATGGGGCGCTATTATGCCCAGCACGACGGGCTGTCGCATGATATTGCATTTGCCATCGAGGATCATTACAAACCAAGATTTGCGGGCGATGAATTGCCGCGTAACATGACCGGACTCTGCGTCGCGTTGGCGGATAAACTGGAAACACTGGTTGGCATGTTTGGCATTGGACAGATTCCGACCGGGGACAAAGACCCATTTGCGTTACGCCGCAATGCCTTGGGCGTGACGCGTATGCTGACGGAAAAAGAACTCGAGATCTCACTGGAAGAAATAATCGGAATTTCAAGTGGAGCATTCAATAGCAGGATTAATTTCGGTAATGCCGAGTCTCATCAGTTGCTTAATTTCATCTATGAAAGGATGTCCAGCCAACTGCGCGAACACGGCTACTCACCACAACAGATTGAGGCGGTCATTGCCAAACGGCCGCAATTCCTGAACGAAATTCATCGGCGTCTTGCCGCCGTCCGTGCTTTTTCCGCTTTGCCGGAAGCCGAAAGCCTTGCGGCCGCAAATAAACGCGTAAGCAATATCCTGAAAAAGGCTGAAGGTGAAGTCAGCGACACGATAAATATCAAGCTGTTGCGAGAGCCCGCCGAGCAGGCGCTGCATGCCGCGCTCAACGGGATCATGCCCAAGGCAGATAACGCTTTTAAACTCGGGGAATTCAGCCTGGCCCTGAAGGAACTTGCGGCATTAAAAACACCAGTGGACACCTTCTTCGACAAGGTGATGGTAAATACGGAGGATGCCGTTTTGCGTGCCAATCGTCTTGCTCTGTTGGCCCAGTTGCGGCAGGAAATGAATCGCGTGGCTGATATTTCCAAGCTGGCAACTTAA
- the glyQ gene encoding glycine--tRNA ligase subunit alpha, with amino-acid sequence MLTFQEIILTLQHYWDKQGCALLQPYDMEVGAGTSHTATFLRALGPEPWKAAYVQPARRPKDGRYGENPNRLQHYYQFQVVLKPAPPDILDLYLGSLEELGFDLKQNDIRFVEDDWENPTLGAWGLGWEVWLNGMEVTQFTYFQQVGGLNCKPITGEITYGLERLAMYLQGVENVFDLTWTQGLSYRDVYHQNEVEQSAYNFEHSDMDFLLNAFASHETQARHLVECGLALPAYEQVLKTAHTFNLLDARGAISVTERAAYIGRIRDLARSVAQAYYESRKRLGFPMAPREWIEQLEKIA; translated from the coding sequence ATGCTCACATTCCAGGAAATTATTCTCACCCTGCAACATTATTGGGACAAACAGGGTTGCGCCCTGCTCCAGCCCTATGACATGGAAGTCGGCGCCGGCACTTCACACACCGCCACCTTTCTTCGCGCCCTCGGGCCGGAACCCTGGAAAGCCGCTTATGTGCAGCCTGCGCGCCGGCCCAAGGATGGACGCTATGGTGAAAATCCAAATCGCCTACAACATTACTATCAATTCCAGGTCGTGCTGAAACCGGCTCCCCCCGATATTCTGGACCTGTACCTTGGTTCGCTGGAAGAGCTCGGTTTTGATTTGAAGCAAAACGATATTCGTTTCGTTGAGGATGATTGGGAAAACCCGACGCTGGGTGCATGGGGCTTGGGCTGGGAAGTATGGCTGAACGGGATGGAGGTGACGCAGTTTACATATTTCCAGCAAGTCGGCGGATTGAACTGCAAGCCGATCACAGGTGAAATCACATACGGACTGGAGCGGCTGGCAATGTATCTCCAGGGCGTGGAAAACGTGTTCGATCTGACCTGGACCCAAGGTCTCTCGTACCGTGACGTATACCATCAGAATGAAGTCGAGCAATCAGCTTACAATTTCGAGCACAGCGATATGGATTTTCTGCTGAATGCCTTTGCCAGTCACGAAACGCAGGCCCGGCATCTGGTGGAATGCGGACTAGCCCTGCCAGCCTATGAGCAGGTGCTGAAAACCGCGCATACTTTCAATCTGCTGGATGCACGCGGCGCGATCTCCGTCACGGAGCGCGCGGCTTATATCGGGCGAATTCGCGACCTCGCCCGAAGTGTGGCGCAAGCCTACTACGAAAGCCGCAAACGGCTGGGCTTCCCTATGGCGCCGCGCGAGTGGATCGAGCAATTGGAGAAAATCGCTTGA
- the lnt gene encoding apolipoprotein N-acyltransferase, which produces MSKKTLRSRLTLSFLLGAITVLGFAPFYFFPVPVFTLALLCHFWRVSATPMRSALLGFTFGMGLFSAGVTWIYVSLHDFGAMPMPAAVIALFFLCGYLALFPALTGWILTRLHIVTPAVWSLTAGALWGLSDWLRSVLFTGFPWLTLGYSQAPAGPLGGFAPVMGVYGVSLMLVLSAALICLLFERRFREWRYLLPLLAIWIIGFGLQQIRWTEPQGEPVTVSLLQGNISQDLKWREDQLVTSMDTYARLTLESSSRLIITPEISVPLYRDEVPSSYLAQMATHAKRNNGDILLGMVEAPGGRSEYYNTMFSFGTSPAQSYRKYHLVPFGEFIPLKPIFGWVIDVLKIPLSDFSRGGLDQRPMNLAGQRVAVNICYEDVFGEEIIKQLPQATLLANVSNDAWFGRSIGPRQHLQISQMRAMETGRYMLRATNTGVTAIINERGIVLQEAEIFTTTALHGMAQGYTGATPYVRLGNSLLFVLAGVLLVMGSLPIFRGGHKNL; this is translated from the coding sequence TTGTCCAAAAAAACACTCCGTTCGCGATTAACTCTCTCTTTTCTGCTCGGCGCAATCACTGTTCTCGGTTTTGCGCCGTTTTATTTTTTTCCAGTTCCGGTTTTTACGCTCGCGCTGCTATGCCATTTCTGGCGTGTGAGCGCCACACCCATGCGCTCGGCCTTGCTGGGCTTCACCTTCGGCATGGGTCTGTTCAGCGCAGGCGTCACCTGGATTTACGTCAGCCTGCATGATTTCGGCGCTATGCCGATGCCAGCTGCAGTGATTGCATTATTCTTTCTTTGTGGCTATCTCGCCTTATTCCCCGCATTGACCGGCTGGATATTAACGAGGTTGCATATTGTTACCCCCGCGGTCTGGTCATTGACCGCCGGTGCATTGTGGGGATTGTCCGACTGGCTGCGCAGTGTCTTGTTCACCGGTTTTCCGTGGCTGACGCTCGGCTATTCGCAAGCGCCGGCCGGCCCCCTGGGAGGTTTTGCCCCGGTCATGGGTGTCTATGGCGTATCGCTCATGCTCGTTCTAAGTGCGGCGCTGATATGTCTGTTATTTGAAAGGCGATTTCGGGAATGGCGTTATCTACTGCCGCTTCTGGCTATCTGGATCATCGGTTTCGGCTTGCAGCAGATCCGTTGGACTGAACCACAAGGCGAACCGGTCACAGTAAGCCTGCTGCAGGGAAATATCTCGCAGGATTTGAAGTGGCGGGAGGATCAGCTCGTCACGTCGATGGATACATATGCCAGACTCACGCTGGAAAGCAGCAGCCGCCTCATTATCACGCCTGAAATTTCGGTACCGCTATACCGTGACGAGGTACCATCGAGCTATCTGGCGCAAATGGCTACCCATGCCAAACGGAATAATGGCGATATCCTCCTCGGTATGGTTGAAGCCCCGGGCGGACGTAGCGAGTACTACAACACCATGTTCAGCTTCGGCACATCTCCCGCTCAGAGCTATCGCAAGTACCATCTGGTGCCGTTTGGCGAATTCATTCCATTGAAGCCCATATTCGGCTGGGTCATCGATGTATTGAAAATCCCGTTATCGGATTTTTCGCGCGGAGGGCTTGATCAGCGACCGATGAATCTGGCCGGGCAAAGGGTTGCGGTGAACATTTGCTACGAAGATGTATTTGGAGAAGAAATAATCAAGCAATTACCTCAAGCCACGCTGCTCGCCAACGTCAGCAATGACGCCTGGTTTGGCCGCTCCATCGGCCCGCGGCAACACCTGCAGATTTCGCAAATGCGCGCAATGGAGACAGGACGCTACATGCTGCGCGCCACCAATACCGGCGTTACCGCCATTATTAACGAACGCGGCATCGTGTTGCAGGAAGCGGAAATATTTACTACCACCGCGCTGCACGGCATGGCACAAGGGTACACCGGGGCAACGCCTTATGTCCGTTTGGGCAATAGTCTGTTATTCGTGCTTGCCGGCGTATTGCTGGTTATGGGTTCGCTGCCGATTTTTCGCGGTGGACACAAAAACCTGTAA
- a CDS encoding sensor histidine kinase, whose product MSTEDLTLDLLAYHAFPLLASALRLRKDAIVRAWEAAVVQTLPAADALTLQNLRNSIPLILEEIIDAFASDKPSTTRDLVEGSKMHGESRFQENYNIRELVVEYRLLRRVIIEQVTEAMEEQLDLRSNIALNMAVDTALQSGVIRFIEHLQQQNRTSTEVQAKYLSFLSHDLRNHLHHAMLHVQLLARRLTQVPEFADSVADLESVKRAILQTTAGMDRLLQSEQLRKEPVHHTAEPVDLNLLLSEIASQFAPEVRSKGVTLNLDAPDGAQAISDTGLLTLVLQNLLGNAVKYSSGGEIKVLARNDANSENIEWVLSVSDQGPGIAPENLCHLFEAFRRGDTYGQPGVGLGLAIASEATRLLGGKLEVESEAGVGSTFRLMLPKKDKDHDQNMTQVKS is encoded by the coding sequence ATGTCCACGGAAGACTTGACGCTTGATCTCCTGGCGTACCACGCATTCCCTCTTCTTGCATCGGCCCTGAGGTTACGGAAGGACGCGATCGTCCGAGCATGGGAGGCCGCCGTGGTACAGACACTTCCTGCTGCCGACGCGCTCACCCTCCAGAACCTCCGCAACTCGATACCATTGATCCTGGAAGAGATCATAGACGCATTCGCCTCGGATAAACCATCGACCACTCGAGATCTCGTTGAAGGCAGCAAAATGCATGGCGAGTCCCGCTTCCAAGAAAATTACAATATACGCGAGCTGGTCGTCGAATATCGGCTGCTGCGCCGAGTCATCATCGAGCAAGTTACGGAAGCAATGGAGGAACAGCTGGATCTGCGGAGCAACATCGCTTTGAACATGGCCGTGGACACGGCGCTGCAAAGCGGAGTCATCCGGTTTATCGAACACCTGCAACAGCAGAATAGAACTTCCACCGAAGTTCAGGCCAAGTATCTTTCATTTCTTTCGCATGATCTCCGTAACCATCTTCATCACGCCATGCTTCACGTGCAGCTTCTCGCCAGAAGGCTGACTCAAGTACCTGAGTTCGCGGATAGCGTCGCGGACCTGGAATCCGTCAAGCGTGCAATACTCCAGACGACCGCCGGAATGGATCGACTACTTCAGTCTGAGCAACTGCGGAAAGAGCCTGTTCATCACACGGCGGAACCAGTGGATTTGAATTTGCTGCTCTCCGAAATCGCCAGCCAGTTTGCGCCTGAAGTCAGATCCAAAGGCGTAACGCTGAATTTGGACGCGCCCGATGGAGCCCAAGCCATTAGCGACACAGGATTACTGACGTTGGTATTGCAGAATCTGCTGGGTAACGCGGTGAAATATAGTTCCGGAGGCGAAATAAAAGTGCTTGCCCGGAATGACGCGAATAGTGAAAACATCGAGTGGGTATTGAGCGTTAGTGATCAGGGGCCGGGTATTGCACCGGAAAACCTGTGTCATTTGTTTGAGGCCTTCCGCCGCGGAGATACATATGGCCAACCGGGCGTGGGACTGGGGCTCGCCATTGCCTCGGAAGCGACCCGGCTTTTAGGCGGCAAACTGGAAGTCGAGTCCGAAGCAGGTGTGGGTTCCACATTTCGACTAATGCTGCCAAAAAAAGATAAGGATCACGACCAAAATATGACCCAGGTCAAGTCGTGA
- a CDS encoding M23 family metallopeptidase yields the protein MPGDKISILAHKPFTLTKKRLRWLILLSSFPLFGMVAAFGIAPDTSLENLPVEEVIRGLELPEILPPSDENMTFWRQERIQAGDTIATLLSRLEVNNQDAVSFLRDSRNIKATHQLVSGKIVHVQTTAAGELLLLRYFPGGSEQLVMEKVDGIFKVSEQPVKLETHIQMKSGVINSSLFAAVDGAGVPDSVATQIVDILASDIDFHRDLRKGDRFTVVYDSLYGNGEPARPGRVLSVEFINQGTPHRAVYFQAENGESGYYTPDGKNLRKAFLRSPLEFSRISSGFSSARFHPILKTWRAHSGIDYAAPTGTRVKAAADGTVMFAGWQGGYGNVVILQHHGQYSTVYGHLSTFAKGLRSGQRVSQGDVIGHVGATGMATGPHLHYEFRFNGVQRDPTRVAMPTANPVSARHMPAFYEYTKPLMARLDMLRGTSLAFLD from the coding sequence ATGCCGGGCGACAAAATCAGCATTTTAGCGCATAAACCGTTTACGCTGACAAAAAAACGATTACGCTGGCTGATCTTGTTATCCAGCTTTCCATTATTCGGAATGGTGGCTGCCTTTGGTATTGCGCCGGATACTTCGCTGGAGAATCTTCCCGTCGAGGAGGTTATCCGCGGTCTTGAGCTCCCGGAAATTCTCCCGCCTTCCGATGAAAATATGACATTCTGGCGTCAGGAACGCATTCAGGCCGGCGACACAATCGCGACCCTGTTGTCCCGGCTTGAGGTGAATAATCAGGATGCCGTCAGTTTCCTGCGCGACTCAAGGAACATCAAGGCCACGCACCAACTGGTGTCCGGCAAAATCGTTCATGTGCAGACTACCGCAGCGGGTGAATTGCTTCTGCTGCGCTACTTCCCCGGTGGCAGCGAACAACTGGTGATGGAAAAGGTTGACGGCATCTTCAAGGTAAGCGAACAACCCGTCAAACTGGAAACCCATATCCAGATGAAGTCCGGGGTAATAAACAGCTCTCTGTTCGCAGCCGTCGACGGCGCGGGTGTACCCGACAGCGTTGCCACGCAGATTGTCGATATTTTGGCGTCGGATATTGATTTTCATCGGGATTTACGCAAGGGCGATCGTTTTACAGTGGTTTATGATTCACTTTATGGTAATGGCGAGCCCGCCCGGCCCGGACGGGTGCTGTCGGTGGAGTTCATTAACCAGGGGACGCCTCATCGAGCAGTCTATTTCCAGGCGGAAAATGGTGAAAGCGGTTATTACACGCCCGACGGCAAAAATCTGCGCAAGGCATTCTTGCGTTCGCCGCTGGAATTTTCCCGCATCAGCTCGGGCTTTTCCAGCGCACGATTCCATCCCATTCTGAAAACATGGCGCGCTCACAGCGGCATTGACTATGCCGCACCAACAGGAACGCGGGTGAAGGCCGCCGCGGATGGGACGGTGATGTTTGCCGGCTGGCAGGGCGGTTACGGTAATGTCGTTATCCTGCAGCATCATGGGCAATATTCTACCGTTTACGGTCACTTATCAACCTTTGCCAAAGGCCTGCGCTCGGGACAACGTGTCAGCCAGGGTGATGTCATCGGTCATGTCGGCGCAACCGGGATGGCCACAGGTCCGCATCTACACTATGAGTTTCGTTTCAACGGGGTTCAGCGCGATCCGACGCGAGTCGCCATGCCCACCGCCAATCCCGTTTCGGCGCGGCATATGCCCGCATTCTATGAGTACACAAAGCCGCTGATGGCCCGGCTGGATATGCTGCGCGGCACCAGTCTGGCCTTCCTGGACTAG
- a CDS encoding anhydro-N-acetylmuramic acid kinase yields MDLKTAYYIGIMSGTSLDGIDAVLADFNSSPPSLLHTFYLPYDGELRSRLLDLNRSGNDELHRAAMLGNELARRYAEAVTGLLHGYGVKPQEVIAIGCHGQTVRHCPESGRGYTIQLCNPALLVELTGITVVADFRSRDIAAGGQGAPLVPAFHQILFKDSQVHRVITNIGGISNLTSLMPNGEVAGFDCGPGNLIMDAWCLRHTGKPYDENGAWADSGKIIPELLEKLLGLQFFSLSPPKSTGREVFNLAWLESYLSGDEKPADVQATLLQLTVTGIAQAVLTYFPDAAEIYLCGGGARNAALVAQLRMALSGRKVELTDRFGVDADWLEAFAFAWLARQVILGVPSSLPAVTGARGARLLGAIYPG; encoded by the coding sequence ATGGATTTGAAAACCGCTTACTATATCGGCATTATGTCGGGCACCAGCCTTGATGGAATTGATGCGGTGCTGGCTGATTTTAATTCGTCCCCCCCCTCTCTGCTGCACACCTTTTATCTACCCTACGATGGGGAGTTGCGCAGTCGATTGCTGGATCTGAACCGTTCGGGTAATGACGAGCTGCATCGCGCGGCCATGCTGGGTAATGAGCTTGCCCGCCGTTATGCGGAGGCCGTGACGGGTTTGCTGCATGGGTACGGCGTGAAACCTCAGGAGGTAATCGCCATCGGCTGCCACGGCCAGACTGTGCGCCACTGCCCCGAATCCGGGAGGGGCTATACCATTCAGCTATGCAATCCCGCTTTGCTGGTCGAACTCACGGGCATTACCGTGGTGGCGGACTTCAGGAGTCGTGACATCGCGGCAGGCGGTCAGGGCGCTCCTCTGGTTCCGGCATTTCATCAAATCTTGTTCAAAGATTCACAAGTTCATCGCGTTATCACCAATATTGGGGGAATCTCCAATCTCACCAGCCTCATGCCCAATGGGGAGGTTGCCGGGTTCGATTGCGGTCCCGGTAATTTAATCATGGACGCATGGTGTCTGCGTCATACCGGCAAGCCATATGATGAGAATGGCGCATGGGCCGATTCTGGCAAAATAATCCCGGAATTGCTTGAAAAGCTTCTGGGACTTCAGTTTTTTTCTCTTTCTCCCCCGAAAAGTACTGGCAGGGAGGTATTCAACTTGGCCTGGCTGGAGAGCTATCTGTCTGGAGATGAAAAGCCGGCGGATGTGCAAGCAACCTTGCTGCAATTGACGGTAACGGGAATTGCCCAGGCAGTGCTCACCTATTTTCCGGATGCGGCGGAAATCTACCTGTGCGGAGGCGGTGCGCGTAATGCGGCGCTTGTTGCGCAATTAAGAATGGCTCTATCCGGCAGGAAAGTGGAATTGACAGACAGGTTCGGGGTCGACGCCGATTGGCTGGAGGCATTTGCCTTTGCCTGGCTGGCGAGACAGGTCATTCTGGGAGTTCCCAGCAGTCTCCCTGCGGTAACCGGCGCTCGGGGCGCCCGCTTGCTCGGTGCGATCTATCCGGGTTAA
- the erpA gene encoding iron-sulfur cluster insertion protein ErpA, producing MNAATGENLVAEMQMPLIFTDNAASKVRELIEEEGNSDLKLRVFVAGGGCSGFKYGFTFDEVIGEDDTVMEKNGVKLLVDPMSFQYLAGAEIDYQENAEGAQFVIKNPGAASTCGCGSSFSV from the coding sequence ATGAATGCTGCAACTGGGGAAAATTTGGTCGCAGAAATGCAGATGCCATTGATCTTTACTGATAACGCGGCAAGCAAGGTCAGGGAGTTGATTGAAGAAGAGGGGAACAGTGACCTCAAGCTCAGAGTGTTTGTGGCGGGTGGAGGCTGCTCCGGTTTTAAATACGGCTTCACTTTTGATGAAGTCATAGGCGAAGACGATACGGTAATGGAAAAGAATGGAGTAAAACTGCTGGTTGATCCCATGAGCTTTCAGTACCTGGCCGGGGCGGAAATCGACTACCAGGAAAATGCCGAGGGTGCCCAATTTGTTATCAAGAACCCGGGCGCTGCCAGCACCTGTGGTTGCGGATCTTCATTCTCTGTTTAA
- a CDS encoding bactofilin family protein yields MFGGKKTSAPQNQIDSLIGAGTHIDGNINFSGGLRVDGHITGNITAVGDKPSTLVLSDQAVVEGKIQVSHAVINGTVAGAIHGSEYVELQPKARISGDVHYKSMEIQLGASVDGMLHHLDNAQLDNKVVALIPAAHGD; encoded by the coding sequence ATGTTTGGTGGAAAGAAAACATCCGCGCCTCAAAATCAGATTGATTCGCTAATTGGCGCGGGAACCCATATCGACGGCAATATCAATTTCAGCGGAGGATTGCGCGTGGATGGTCATATTACGGGAAATATTACCGCAGTGGGTGACAAGCCCAGTACCCTGGTACTGAGCGATCAAGCAGTCGTAGAAGGGAAAATTCAGGTTTCTCATGCGGTTATTAATGGCACCGTAGCTGGTGCCATTCACGGAAGCGAGTATGTGGAATTACAGCCCAAGGCCAGAATCTCCGGAGATGTACATTATAAATCCATGGAGATTCAGCTTGGCGCATCGGTTGACGGCATGCTCCATCATCTGGACAATGCGCAACTCGACAATAAGGTGGTGGCATTGATACCCGCCGCCCATGGCGATTGA
- a CDS encoding DUF6776 family protein, with translation MIKSPKRKSGIFAPKVAIRPHRPEYWRWLVIGFLTALALALSWGMYDAGHQFAGFDKNEINHELDRLSRTNNRLEKENNELRMRVAGLERQLQMDMVARDDISKHVKALEDENIRLKEDVAFFQNLGSVTGKTEQRVSISHLKLARGQLPGEYRYSLLLVQGGQRTKDFQGNLEFVVNFRQNGEKMVTPLASESPSDTFDVNFKFYQRVERSFRMPPDAQVESMQVKVFEKGVAQARLTQTVNLSL, from the coding sequence ATGATCAAATCACCCAAAAGAAAATCCGGCATCTTTGCACCGAAGGTGGCGATACGCCCGCACAGGCCGGAGTACTGGCGCTGGCTTGTTATTGGCTTCCTTACCGCGCTCGCATTGGCCTTGTCATGGGGCATGTACGACGCCGGGCATCAGTTTGCGGGTTTTGATAAAAATGAGATAAATCATGAATTGGACCGGCTATCACGAACGAATAATCGTTTGGAAAAGGAAAACAATGAGCTGCGTATGAGAGTGGCCGGGCTTGAGCGCCAGTTGCAAATGGATATGGTCGCACGTGACGACATTAGCAAGCATGTCAAAGCCCTGGAAGATGAAAATATTCGCCTGAAGGAAGATGTTGCATTTTTCCAGAATCTTGGATCAGTCACCGGAAAAACCGAACAACGCGTTTCGATTAGTCATTTAAAGCTGGCGCGTGGCCAGTTGCCCGGAGAATATCGTTACAGCCTGCTGCTGGTCCAGGGCGGGCAGCGCACCAAGGATTTTCAGGGTAATCTGGAATTCGTTGTCAATTTCCGGCAGAATGGTGAAAAAATGGTCACACCTCTCGCCAGTGAAAGCCCGTCAGATACGTTTGACGTTAACTTCAAGTTTTACCAGCGAGTAGAGAGAAGCTTCCGGATGCCGCCGGATGCTCAAGTGGAAAGCATGCAGGTAAAAGTATTTGAAAAAGGCGTAGCGCAGGCAAGGCTGACGCAGACCGTTAATCTGTCTTTGTGA
- the argC gene encoding N-acetyl-gamma-glutamyl-phosphate reductase: MLKVGIVGGTGYTGVELLRILSQHPEVHIHAITSRKETGLAVAELFPSLRGRVPLKFCDPAEAELDKCAIVFFATPNGIAMQQVRSLLDAGVRVIDLAADFRIKDVAVWEKWYGMTHACPDLVEEAVYGLPEINRNEIKGARLIANPGCYPTAVQLGFLPLIEAGIVDLEHLIADAKSGVSGAGRNAAVHTLFAEASDNFKAYGVPGHRHLPEIRQGLSRMAGGPIGLTFVPHLTPMIRGIHATLYGRLSRDADLQAIYEKRYADEPFVDVLPAGAHPETRSVRGSNLCRIAVHRPQEGNTAVILSVTDNLVKGAAGQAVQNMNLMCGFPETLAIDHAPLLP, translated from the coding sequence ATGCTTAAAGTTGGTATCGTAGGCGGAACCGGTTATACCGGCGTCGAGTTGCTGCGTATTTTATCGCAGCATCCCGAAGTGCACATACATGCCATCACCTCGCGCAAAGAGACCGGGCTGGCTGTAGCCGAATTATTTCCCAGCTTGCGCGGACGGGTACCGCTTAAATTTTGCGATCCGGCCGAAGCGGAACTCGACAAATGCGCCATTGTGTTCTTTGCGACACCCAACGGTATCGCCATGCAACAGGTCAGGTCGCTGCTCGACGCGGGAGTTCGGGTAATCGATCTCGCCGCTGATTTTCGTATCAAGGACGTGGCAGTATGGGAAAAATGGTATGGGATGACACATGCCTGCCCTGATCTGGTGGAGGAAGCTGTTTATGGCTTGCCTGAAATCAATCGTAACGAAATCAAAGGCGCACGGCTCATAGCGAATCCTGGCTGTTATCCCACCGCGGTGCAACTGGGGTTCCTGCCTTTGATCGAGGCCGGTATTGTAGACCTGGAGCATCTCATTGCCGATGCCAAATCCGGCGTCTCCGGCGCGGGCCGCAATGCGGCGGTCCATACGTTGTTTGCCGAAGCTTCTGACAATTTCAAGGCCTATGGTGTGCCCGGACACCGGCACTTGCCTGAAATCAGGCAGGGATTATCTCGTATGGCGGGAGGTCCGATAGGACTGACATTCGTCCCGCACCTCACCCCCATGATCCGGGGCATTCACGCTACGCTATATGGCAGACTTAGCAGGGATGCCGATTTACAGGCCATATACGAGAAACGCTATGCCGATGAACCATTTGTTGATGTCCTTCCGGCAGGCGCCCATCCCGAGACCCGGTCAGTACGAGGTTCGAATCTTTGCCGCATCGCGGTGCATCGTCCGCAGGAGGGTAACACAGCGGTAATATTGTCGGTAACGGACAACCTCGTCAAGGGGGCTGCGGGACAGGCCGTGCAGAACATGAATCTCATGTGCGGTTTTCCGGAAACCTTGGCTATCGATCATGCTCCGCTGCTACCGTAG